In the genome of Raphanus sativus cultivar WK10039 chromosome 9, ASM80110v3, whole genome shotgun sequence, the window TTTTATGCTTGTTTTCTGACCACGACGTTATATTCCTTAGTGGGTGACCATTTCTTactaacaaaattaatttctCAAAGGGGACGGcatttctttttggttttatcaAAAATCTTCTGTACTTCTTACTCTACGTGCAgtttaaatttatagttttgttttaatttcgTCCTTCGTGTATCAATTTACGATCatgaaagtaaataaataaattaaaactgaTGCCAAGCACGTACCATCAAGATATACAGCGCCATCTGATTGAAATCCAATAGAAGCGGGAAACTTTCCTGGCAGTCGTGCCTCGCTGAGGTAATCGGAACCACCAGTCCCTAGTCCTAGGGACAAAATTGCTTCCTCATTTCGCCTATCCCATTTTTTTCTTGTCACAGGTGTTTGTCCTTGGCTCTTGAATAACATAGATTTTTCACCTTCCAGTGATGCAAGTTCACTGCATACGTCACTAACACCTCGGGGACCAATAATCTCGAGAAGTGTGATTTCAATGTAAGCCTCCTGTGGGAAAGCAGAGCATATGAGTTGTGGTCCGGGTAGCGGTAGAGCTGCTCGGAGAACGATTAATGGGGTTTTCCCGTTACCTGTGTCTCTAAATATGCGATTAAAGTTGATTGTCTGAGTGAAATCCCCGGACCCGTTTGAAATTTCCCATGTGATCACTACACCAGGTTCATCGCTCCCTGCTGTCGTGCAAAGCCCTAGAAGTGCAGGTGGCGGAGATGCTCCGCTAACCGTAGCAGTTGATGCATGGACAAGGAAACCGAAGCTTGTCCACCCATTCTCTACCGCTTCTGCCACCAAAGCCGGATGGTCTGTCCAGATGAATAGACCAGACTCTGATGGGCATCCGCCCGTCGCGCTACGTGAGACGCAAGAATTTTGTATACTTCCTCTGCGTTTCATGTCGGATATTTCTAGCTGGTGGCTTAGGCTGGTTTGGTGGAGTTTAGAGATTCTAGCCTGAAAGCTCTCGCTCCAAATGGGGCTAGACGTGTTATGGGCG includes:
- the LOC130499643 gene encoding uncharacterized protein LOC130499643, translating into MLRWAHLTAGVLSVVILSSLLVVFLRRWCCLRRRENSTAHNTSSPIWSESFQARISKLHQTSLSHQLEISDMKRRGSIQNSCVSRSATGGCPSESGLFIWTDHPALVAEAVENGWTSFGFLVHASTATVSGASPPPALLGLCTTAGSDEPGVVITWEISNGSGDFTQTINFNRIFRDTGNGKTPLIVLRAALPLPGPQLICSAFPQEAYIEITLLEIIGPRGVSDVCSELASLEGEKSMLFKSQGQTPVTRKKWDRRNEEAILSLGLGTGGSDYLSEARLPGKFPASIGFQSDGAVYLDGMKLVCESEKHEWAKENKVVGCGYDPRKRKVYFTVNSHLAHVINCKADEFETPLYPILASNTEATVLINLGQSPFHYGPANLQRTPNPCSSAVAGLEDSKELFSIGRLDSQYLRNFFVNRGNSEVITSGRTIVGHSHRRKLDYDEESDADLFEIALECSGKPNIAKL